In one window of Comamonas testosteroni DNA:
- a CDS encoding Fic family protein, translating to MTELADNAVGANWLIEQFGLQLIGDLPVHSRIGTRRTTTGTDIRHEIYLEAMRPADAPAAHLQFHLRHEVPHLELLSRLFAKSGPAFVQEWINSEPTGQYSRRAAFLYEWLTGDPLTPPERLGGNYVDALDDSKQVTASAHAVLKNSRWRVNDNMAGTRHFCPILIKTPAYAAAEGLDVKQLFTGLTEEFGEELLLRAAAWMTLRESKSSFIIEREGDRVSRIQRFADVMGRRTGEGQAPLTDEASAELQREILGDVTTLAHFGFRRSPVFVGESVNHNEIVHYVAPVQDDVPAMMEGMRAFIERTQGQSPVMRSAVAAFGYVYIHPMADGNGRVHRFLINDVLRRDGVIPAPVILPVSAVITDDTAERRAYGRVLDLVSAPLMRNIRELYSFAQTRTTYPDGVVSNFEFQGCDTARPLWRYMDLTGHVQYMSKIIERTVTEQMREESKYLRSHAVARSVLKEIIEMPDQQADRLLRSIEQNKGVLSGVLKKEMPILEKPGLWDEIVEAVQTAFKNENPPDPLVVERYQPAKPAGK from the coding sequence ATGACCGAATTAGCTGACAACGCGGTGGGTGCAAACTGGCTTATAGAGCAATTCGGCCTCCAGTTGATTGGCGACTTGCCGGTCCACAGCCGCATCGGAACGCGGCGGACAACAACAGGTACCGACATTCGTCACGAGATATATCTTGAAGCCATGCGACCGGCTGATGCGCCTGCAGCGCATTTGCAGTTTCACCTGCGCCATGAAGTGCCGCACCTGGAGCTTCTATCCCGTCTTTTTGCCAAATCCGGTCCAGCCTTTGTACAGGAATGGATCAACTCCGAGCCCACAGGGCAGTATTCTCGTCGTGCAGCGTTTCTGTATGAGTGGTTGACCGGAGATCCGCTCACCCCTCCTGAGCGGTTGGGCGGGAACTATGTCGATGCACTGGATGATTCCAAGCAAGTCACGGCATCTGCCCATGCCGTCTTGAAAAACTCCCGCTGGCGGGTGAACGACAACATGGCAGGTACCCGCCATTTCTGTCCGATCCTGATCAAGACACCGGCCTATGCCGCCGCCGAGGGGCTTGATGTAAAGCAACTGTTCACGGGCCTTACCGAGGAATTTGGTGAAGAGCTTTTGCTGCGGGCCGCAGCCTGGATGACGCTGCGTGAAAGCAAGAGCAGCTTCATCATTGAAAGGGAGGGCGATCGGGTCAGCCGCATCCAGCGCTTTGCCGATGTGATGGGGCGGCGCACTGGCGAAGGGCAAGCCCCTCTTACGGATGAGGCATCAGCCGAGTTGCAACGTGAAATCTTGGGCGATGTGACAACGCTGGCCCATTTCGGCTTTCGCAGGTCCCCGGTCTTCGTCGGTGAGAGCGTGAACCACAACGAAATCGTGCATTACGTCGCACCGGTTCAGGACGATGTGCCCGCCATGATGGAAGGTATGCGCGCATTCATCGAGCGCACGCAGGGCCAGTCCCCTGTGATGCGCAGCGCCGTCGCAGCCTTTGGCTACGTCTACATCCACCCCATGGCTGATGGCAACGGCCGGGTGCACCGGTTTCTGATCAACGATGTGCTGCGCCGGGATGGTGTGATACCCGCGCCGGTCATACTGCCCGTGTCTGCCGTCATCACAGACGACACGGCGGAACGTCGGGCGTATGGACGCGTTCTGGACCTGGTTTCTGCCCCCCTGATGCGCAATATCCGCGAGTTGTACTCGTTCGCGCAGACCCGGACCACCTACCCGGATGGCGTGGTCTCCAACTTCGAATTTCAGGGCTGCGATACTGCCAGGCCGCTGTGGCGTTACATGGACCTCACCGGGCATGTTCAATACATGTCCAAAATCATCGAGCGCACCGTGACCGAGCAAATGCGTGAGGAGTCCAAATACCTCAGAAGCCATGCCGTGGCCCGCAGCGTTCTCAAGGAAATTATTGAAATGCCCGACCAGCAGGCGGATCGCCTGCTGCGCTCGATCGAGCAAAACAAAGGCGTTTTAAGTGGCGTTCTCAAGAAGGAGATGCCCATTCTCGAAAAGCCTGGCCTGTGGGATGAAATTGTCGAGGCTGTGCAGACCGCCTTCAAGAACGAAAACCCGCCGGATCCGCTGGTGGTTGAGCGGTATCAACCTGCAAAACCTGCAGGCAAGTAA